A single Pedobacter sp. PACM 27299 DNA region contains:
- the dnaJ gene encoding molecular chaperone DnaJ produces MSKRDFYDVLGVTKSSSAEEIKKAYRKLAIKFHPDKNPDDKSAEDKFKEAAEAYEILSNPEKKQRYDHYGHAGVGGASGGGGGYGGGGMNMEDIFSQFGDIFGGGGGSPFDSFFGGGGQQSRGGRRVAKGTNLRIKVKLTLEEIANGVEKKIKVNKQVSCKTCDGSGAKDRNSVSTCQTCGGSGAVRRVTNTILGQMQTTSTCPTCNGSGSQIISKCTSCHGEGITRGEETITINIPAGVSDGMQLSMSGKGNAAPQGGIPGDLIILIEEIPHESLKREGNNVVYDLHVSIVDAALGYSAEVPTIDGKAKIKIEPGTQSGKLLRLKGKGIPEINSYHRGDEIIHVNIWTPKALTSEERSMLEKLRESPNFKPQPGKNDKSFFEKMKEYFD; encoded by the coding sequence ATGAGCAAGAGAGATTTTTATGATGTGCTTGGCGTGACCAAGAGTTCATCTGCTGAAGAGATTAAAAAGGCTTACCGCAAGTTAGCCATTAAGTTTCACCCGGATAAAAACCCGGATGATAAATCAGCAGAGGATAAGTTTAAGGAAGCAGCTGAAGCTTACGAGATTTTAAGTAATCCGGAGAAAAAACAACGCTATGACCATTATGGACATGCGGGTGTTGGTGGTGCTTCTGGCGGCGGTGGCGGCTATGGCGGAGGCGGCATGAACATGGAAGATATCTTCAGTCAGTTTGGAGACATTTTCGGTGGTGGTGGCGGCAGCCCATTTGATAGCTTCTTTGGCGGCGGTGGTCAACAATCTCGTGGTGGCCGACGTGTAGCGAAAGGAACCAACCTGCGCATTAAAGTAAAACTTACCCTGGAAGAAATCGCCAACGGTGTAGAAAAGAAAATCAAAGTTAACAAGCAAGTAAGCTGTAAAACCTGTGATGGTTCAGGTGCTAAAGACCGTAATTCGGTCAGCACTTGTCAAACCTGTGGTGGAAGCGGTGCCGTGCGCAGAGTAACCAATACCATATTGGGACAAATGCAAACGACCTCTACCTGCCCTACCTGTAATGGAAGCGGTTCACAGATTATTTCTAAATGTACTTCCTGTCATGGTGAAGGCATCACTCGTGGTGAAGAAACCATTACCATCAATATCCCAGCAGGAGTAAGTGATGGAATGCAGCTGAGCATGAGTGGTAAAGGTAATGCAGCCCCTCAAGGTGGCATTCCAGGTGATTTGATCATCCTGATTGAAGAAATTCCTCACGAATCTCTAAAACGCGAAGGAAACAATGTGGTTTACGACTTACATGTTTCTATTGTGGATGCGGCTTTAGGTTATAGTGCGGAAGTTCCTACGATTGATGGTAAAGCAAAAATCAAGATTGAACCAGGTACTCAAAGCGGCAAGCTTTTACGTTTGAAAGGCAAAGGTATTCCGGAAATCAATTCTTACCACCGTGGTGATGAGATCATCCATGTGAACATCTGGACGCCGAAGGCGCTAACTTCGGAAGAAAGAAGTATGCTGGAGAAACTTAGGGAATCCCCTAACTTCAAACCTCAGCCAGGAAAGAATGACAAGAGTTTCTTTGAAAAAATGAAAGAATATTTTGACTAA
- a CDS encoding nucleotide exchange factor GrpE, with amino-acid sequence MFSKKKKNDIEDPIMENTADEQVTNVQAEESADAASTTEEVQPELSVEEKLQQEVAALNDKYLRLFAEFDNYKRRTQKERVELLQTAGKDVIVSMLPVLDDFDRANKAMEGATDVAPILEGLALVHHKLKSTLGQKGLKEMETIHTPFDTDLHEAITKIPAPNEELKGKVMDELEKGYTLNDKVIRFAKVVVGS; translated from the coding sequence AAACGACATCGAAGATCCTATAATGGAAAATACTGCTGATGAGCAGGTAACCAACGTGCAAGCCGAAGAAAGTGCAGATGCCGCTTCAACAACAGAAGAAGTTCAGCCTGAACTTTCAGTTGAAGAAAAACTACAACAGGAAGTTGCTGCATTAAATGATAAATATCTGCGCTTATTTGCAGAGTTCGACAACTACAAACGTCGTACTCAAAAAGAACGCGTAGAGCTTTTACAAACTGCAGGTAAAGACGTAATTGTCTCTATGCTTCCGGTATTGGATGATTTTGACCGTGCCAACAAGGCTATGGAAGGTGCTACTGATGTAGCTCCGATCCTGGAAGGTTTAGCATTGGTTCACCATAAATTAAAAAGTACATTAGGCCAAAAAGGACTGAAAGAAATGGAAACCATTCATACCCCATTTGATACAGATCTTCATGAGGCAATAACGAAAATTCCTGCTCCAAATGAGGAGTTAAAAGGAAAAGTGATGGACGAATTAGAAAAAGGATACACTTTAAACGACAAGGTGATTCGCTTTGCCAAAGTCGTTGTAGGGAGTTAA